One genomic region from Thermoleptolyngbya sichuanensis A183 encodes:
- the pflB gene encoding formate C-acetyltransferase: protein MPTLVLEPDASQARSPWDGFVPGVWVERIDVRDFIQKNYTPYTGNEAFLARPTAATRTLWQQVTQFMQAERERGILDADTRVVSSITSHPPGYINRELERIVGLQTDQPLKRAIMPFGGIRVVKTALNAYGYTLDPETEAIFTTYRKTHNDGVFDAYTQEMRMARRSGIITGLPDAYGRGRIIGDYRRVALYGCDRLIEDKKDQKQSLAALSDEPTIRLREELSEQIRALEELKQMAASYGCDLSAPAANAQEAVQWLYFGYLAAVKEQNGAAMSLGRVSTFLDIYCERDLRNGTATEIDIQELIDQFVMKLRMVRFLRTPEYNELFSGDPTWVTESIGGMGEDGRPLVTKTSFRMLHTLNNLGPAPEPNLTVLWSERLPDAFKQYCARISIETSSIQYENDDLMRPEFGDDYAIACCVSAMRVGKQMQFFGARVNLAKALLYAINGGRDENTGEQVAPPFRPILSDYLDPDEVMEKFDRLLTWLAELYINTLNVIHYMHDKYCYERLEMALHDRDVYRTMACGIAGLSVVADSLSAIRYARVKVLRNEAGLAVDYAVEGDYPKFGNNDDRVDAIAANLVTTFMNKLRQHKTYRDAVPTQSVLTITSNVVYGKKTGSTPDGRKAGVPFAPGANPMHGRDTKGAIASLASVAKLPYAHAKDGISYTFSIVPDALGKQTGDRIQNLVSLLDGYFHGQGHHVNVNVLNRETLLDAMAHPEQYPQLTIRVSGYAVNFIKLTQAQQLDVISRTFHDRV from the coding sequence ATGCCAACGCTTGTTTTAGAACCAGATGCCAGTCAAGCGCGATCGCCCTGGGACGGGTTTGTGCCCGGAGTCTGGGTAGAACGGATTGACGTGCGCGACTTTATCCAGAAAAATTACACGCCCTACACCGGGAATGAGGCGTTTTTAGCGCGTCCCACCGCTGCCACGCGCACCCTGTGGCAGCAAGTGACGCAATTCATGCAAGCTGAGCGAGAACGGGGCATTTTGGATGCCGATACGCGGGTGGTGTCGAGTATCACTTCCCACCCGCCGGGCTACATTAACCGCGAACTGGAGCGGATTGTGGGGCTGCAAACCGACCAGCCGCTGAAGCGAGCCATAATGCCCTTTGGCGGCATCCGAGTTGTGAAAACAGCGCTAAATGCCTACGGCTATACGCTCGACCCCGAAACGGAGGCAATTTTCACGACGTATCGCAAAACGCACAACGACGGCGTGTTTGATGCCTACACCCAGGAAATGCGGATGGCGCGGCGGTCGGGGATTATCACCGGGCTGCCCGATGCCTATGGGCGGGGGCGGATTATCGGCGACTATCGGCGAGTGGCGCTGTATGGGTGCGATCGCCTGATTGAAGACAAAAAAGACCAGAAGCAGTCGCTCGCAGCCCTCAGCGACGAACCCACCATTCGGCTGCGGGAGGAACTGTCGGAGCAGATCCGGGCGCTGGAGGAACTGAAGCAAATGGCCGCCAGCTACGGCTGTGACCTCAGCGCCCCGGCCGCCAATGCCCAAGAAGCCGTGCAGTGGCTTTATTTTGGCTATCTAGCCGCCGTGAAAGAGCAAAACGGCGCGGCAATGTCGCTGGGGCGGGTGTCTACGTTCTTAGATATCTACTGCGAGCGGGATCTGCGAAACGGCACGGCTACGGAAATCGACATTCAGGAACTCATCGACCAGTTTGTCATGAAGCTGCGGATGGTGCGGTTCCTGCGAACGCCGGAGTATAACGAGCTATTTTCGGGCGACCCGACCTGGGTGACAGAATCCATTGGCGGCATGGGAGAAGACGGGCGACCCCTGGTGACAAAAACCAGTTTCCGAATGCTGCATACGCTGAACAATCTGGGGCCGGCTCCCGAACCCAACCTGACGGTGCTGTGGTCTGAACGGCTGCCGGATGCGTTCAAGCAGTATTGCGCCAGGATTTCTATTGAAACCAGTTCAATTCAGTATGAAAACGATGACCTGATGCGGCCCGAGTTTGGCGATGATTATGCGATCGCCTGCTGTGTGTCTGCGATGCGCGTGGGCAAGCAAATGCAGTTCTTTGGCGCACGGGTCAATCTGGCCAAGGCCCTGCTCTATGCCATCAACGGCGGCCGCGATGAAAACACAGGCGAACAAGTAGCGCCCCCGTTCCGCCCCATCCTGTCGGATTATCTAGACCCCGATGAGGTGATGGAAAAATTCGACAGACTGCTCACTTGGCTGGCAGAGCTATACATCAACACGCTGAACGTCATTCACTACATGCACGACAAGTACTGCTACGAGCGGCTAGAAATGGCGCTGCATGATCGGGACGTTTATCGCACGATGGCCTGCGGCATTGCAGGACTTTCGGTGGTGGCGGATTCGCTGTCTGCGATTCGCTATGCCAGGGTGAAGGTGTTGCGGAATGAAGCCGGACTGGCCGTAGATTACGCCGTGGAAGGTGACTATCCCAAGTTTGGGAACAATGACGACCGAGTGGATGCGATCGCTGCGAACTTGGTGACGACCTTTATGAACAAGCTGCGGCAGCATAAAACCTACCGCGATGCCGTGCCCACCCAGTCAGTGCTGACGATTACCTCCAATGTGGTCTACGGCAAGAAGACGGGCAGCACCCCTGACGGGCGAAAGGCCGGCGTGCCCTTTGCCCCCGGTGCTAACCCCATGCACGGCCGCGACACCAAGGGGGCGATCGCCTCCCTCGCCTCTGTCGCCAAACTGCCCTACGCCCACGCCAAAGACGGCATTTCCTACACCTTTTCCATCGTGCCTGACGCACTGGGGAAACAGACGGGCGATCGCATCCAAAATCTGGTGAGCTTACTAGACGGCTATTTCCACGGTCAGGGGCATCACGTCAACGTCAACGTACTCAATCGAGAAACCTTGCTCGACGCGATGGCGCATCCTGAACAATATCCACAACTCACGATTCGAGTGTCGGGCTACGCGGTCAACTTCATCAAGCTCACCCAGGCGCAGCAGCTAGACGTGATCAGCCGCACCTTCCACGATCGCGTCTAG
- a CDS encoding pentapeptide repeat-containing protein, which produces MNSKLVSLGLLAALGVALPARAENLEHVQRLLANRQCQQCDLHRAGLVFTNLSGVDVSRSDLSLANLNRANLQGANLQGANLQGAVLSYANLGGADLRGADLRGADLREAYLYGANLTGALLDGANLWRAIGLPENLVSVEQLYLWGLAEAQRGNFPDAIQYFNQSLSRQPDFSSAMLARGIARLQLGDEAGAMEDGRQAQQMFLAQGNIPGQQLSERFVTGIEQVLAAEERERRAQRRSNGVGNVVSALGGLASLFLRFLL; this is translated from the coding sequence ATGAACTCCAAACTCGTTTCTCTAGGGCTGTTGGCTGCGCTGGGTGTGGCCCTGCCTGCCCGCGCCGAAAATCTTGAGCATGTGCAGCGGTTGCTTGCAAATCGTCAGTGCCAGCAGTGTGATTTGCACCGGGCGGGGCTGGTGTTCACCAATCTGTCGGGGGTAGATGTCAGCCGTTCTGACCTGAGTTTGGCGAACCTGAACCGGGCAAACTTGCAAGGGGCAAACCTGCAAGGGGCAAACCTGCAAGGGGCGGTCTTGTCCTATGCCAATCTGGGTGGAGCCGACCTGCGTGGGGCAGATTTGCGCGGGGCAGACTTGCGCGAAGCCTACCTCTATGGCGCAAATCTGACCGGGGCGCTGCTGGACGGGGCAAACCTGTGGCGGGCGATTGGGCTGCCCGAAAACCTGGTGTCGGTGGAGCAGTTGTACCTCTGGGGGTTGGCAGAGGCGCAGCGCGGCAACTTCCCCGATGCGATTCAGTATTTCAATCAGAGCCTTAGTCGCCAGCCTGACTTTTCAAGCGCGATGCTGGCGCGGGGCATTGCGCGGCTTCAGTTGGGCGATGAAGCAGGGGCAATGGAAGACGGACGGCAGGCCCAGCAAATGTTTTTGGCCCAGGGAAACATTCCAGGGCAGCAGCTTTCAGAGCGGTTTGTCACTGGGATTGAGCAAGTGCTGGCAGCCGAAGAGCGGGAACGGCGGGCCCAGCGGCGCAGCAACGGGGTTGGCAATGTGGTTAGTGCTCTTGGGGGCTTGGCGAGTTTGTTTTTACGCTTTTTGCTGTAG
- a CDS encoding Uma2 family endonuclease, with amino-acid sequence MSIAKDLDGQGLEPATAPRTASSNLPSPEPAWAAGIDSGLDLDKVPFPPGDLYSDEPPLESELHLRQILLLIQSLEWLWRGPDPSTHRDFYAFGNLTIYYSLRERKSEDFRGPDFFVVLGADPKPRKSWVVWEEGGKYPNVIIELLSDSTAHVDRGLKKQLYQDTFRTPDYFWFDPHTLEFCGFHLLDGRYQPLETDSRGWLWSEQLQLFLGIQDRKLRFFTPDGQLVPIPEEATAIERQRAEEERQRAEEERLRAEQAEALLAQYRARFGELPSE; translated from the coding sequence ATGTCCATTGCAAAAGACTTGGACGGTCAGGGTCTGGAACCAGCGACAGCCCCCCGCACCGCATCCAGCAATTTGCCTAGCCCGGAGCCTGCTTGGGCTGCGGGTATAGACTCTGGTCTTGACCTGGACAAGGTTCCCTTTCCACCCGGCGACCTCTACAGCGACGAACCTCCATTGGAATCTGAACTGCATCTCCGCCAAATTTTGTTGCTGATTCAGTCGCTTGAATGGCTGTGGCGCGGGCCAGACCCCAGCACCCATCGAGATTTCTACGCCTTTGGCAATCTCACCATCTACTACAGCCTGCGCGAGCGCAAATCAGAGGACTTTCGCGGGCCGGACTTTTTTGTGGTGTTGGGGGCCGACCCCAAGCCCCGCAAAAGCTGGGTCGTGTGGGAAGAGGGCGGCAAATATCCCAACGTCATCATTGAACTGCTGTCGGATTCGACGGCTCATGTCGATCGCGGGCTGAAAAAACAGCTCTATCAAGACACCTTCCGCACGCCCGACTACTTCTGGTTTGACCCCCATACGCTGGAGTTTTGCGGATTTCACCTGCTAGACGGACGCTACCAGCCCCTCGAAACCGACTCGCGGGGCTGGCTGTGGAGCGAACAGCTTCAGCTATTCTTGGGAATTCAGGATCGCAAGCTGCGGTTTTTTACCCCAGACGGGCAGCTTGTACCAATCCCTGAAGAAGCGACCGCCATCGAGCGGCAGCGGGCGGAAGAAGAGCGACAGCGGGCAGAAGAAGAACGGCTGCGGGCGGAACAGGCCGAAGCACTCCTCGCACAGTATCGGGCGCGGTTCGGCGAGTTGCCCAGCGAGTAG
- a CDS encoding aspartate aminotransferase, with protein sequence MKLDWISPADRLSALPPYVFARLDELKARAREQGLDLIDLGMGNPDGPTPQPVVEAAMKALQNPANHGYPPFEGTANFRKAITDWYARRYGVQLDPDGEALPLLGSKEGLTHLSFAYVNPGDVVLVPSPAYPAHFRGPAIAGGDIYPLLLKPENNWLIDLAAIPEEVARRAKILYFNYPSNPTAATAPREFFEDVVAFARQHQILLVHDQAYAELAFDGYQPTSLLEIPGAKEIGVEFHTMSKTYNMAGWRVGFVVGNRHIIQGLRTLKTNLDYGLFSVLQTAAETALQLPDVYLHEVQERYRTRRDFLIRGLGELGWNVPKTLATMYLWVPCPPGIGSTDFALHLLGETGVVVTPGNAFGEGGEGYVRISLIAECDRLGEALRRMKDAGIHYKAWQSG encoded by the coding sequence ATGAAACTAGACTGGATTAGCCCGGCGGATCGGCTGAGTGCGCTGCCGCCCTACGTGTTTGCGCGGCTGGATGAGCTGAAGGCGCGGGCAAGAGAGCAAGGCCTAGACCTGATCGACCTGGGCATGGGCAACCCCGATGGCCCAACGCCCCAGCCCGTCGTTGAGGCGGCGATGAAGGCGCTGCAAAATCCTGCCAACCACGGCTATCCCCCCTTTGAGGGGACTGCCAATTTTCGCAAGGCGATTACCGACTGGTATGCCCGTCGCTATGGCGTGCAGCTTGACCCCGATGGCGAGGCGCTGCCGCTGCTGGGGTCGAAGGAGGGGCTGACGCATTTATCCTTTGCCTATGTAAATCCGGGCGATGTGGTGCTGGTGCCCAGTCCGGCCTATCCGGCGCACTTTCGCGGGCCGGCGATCGCCGGAGGCGACATTTACCCACTGCTCCTGAAGCCTGAAAACAACTGGCTGATTGACCTGGCGGCAATTCCCGAAGAGGTGGCCCGCCGCGCCAAGATCCTCTACTTCAACTACCCCAGCAACCCCACTGCGGCCACTGCGCCCAGGGAGTTCTTTGAAGATGTAGTTGCCTTTGCCCGCCAGCACCAAATCCTGCTGGTTCACGATCAGGCCTACGCCGAGCTAGCGTTCGATGGCTACCAGCCCACCAGCCTGCTGGAAATTCCTGGCGCAAAGGAGATTGGCGTAGAGTTCCACACGATGTCCAAAACCTACAACATGGCGGGCTGGCGCGTTGGCTTTGTGGTGGGCAATCGCCACATTATCCAGGGCCTCCGCACCCTAAAGACCAATCTGGACTACGGCCTCTTTAGCGTCCTGCAAACGGCAGCAGAAACGGCGCTGCAACTGCCGGATGTGTATCTACATGAGGTGCAGGAACGCTACCGCACCCGCCGCGACTTTCTGATTCGCGGGCTGGGCGAACTGGGCTGGAACGTGCCCAAAACCCTGGCGACGATGTACCTCTGGGTTCCGTGCCCGCCGGGAATTGGCTCCACCGATTTTGCGCTGCATTTGCTGGGCGAAACGGGCGTAGTGGTGACACCGGGCAACGCCTTTGGGGAGGGCGGCGAAGGGTACGTGCGAATTAGCCTGATTGCTGAGTGCGATCGCCTCGGTGAAGCGCTGCGCCGCATGAAGGACGCGGGCATCCATTACAAGGCCTGGCAGTCGGGCTGA
- a CDS encoding VOC family protein — MAVKPIPDGYPAVTPYLIVHDAAGAIAFYEQAFGATELMRLADPSGKLAHAEIKIGNSPIMLSDEFPEMDHRSAQAIGGTPVSLMVYVEDVDSLFNRAIAAGATEIRPVENQFYGDRAGTLADPFGHVWTLATHVEDVSMEEVNARFSAMV, encoded by the coding sequence ATGGCAGTCAAACCGATTCCTGATGGATATCCAGCGGTGACTCCGTATCTGATTGTGCATGACGCGGCAGGGGCGATCGCCTTCTATGAGCAGGCGTTTGGGGCAACGGAGCTAATGCGCCTGGCTGACCCATCGGGCAAGCTGGCCCACGCCGAAATCAAAATCGGCAACTCGCCCATCATGCTGTCCGACGAGTTTCCGGAGATGGATCATCGCAGCGCCCAAGCCATTGGCGGAACGCCTGTCAGCCTGATGGTCTATGTAGAAGATGTGGATTCGCTGTTTAATCGGGCGATCGCCGCAGGGGCAACGGAAATTCGCCCCGTGGAAAATCAGTTCTATGGCGATCGCGCGGGTACGCTGGCCGATCCGTTCGGTCACGTCTGGACGCTTGCGACCCACGTCGAAGATGTGTCTATGGAAGAGGTGAATGCCCGGTTCAGCGCAATGGTTTAG
- a CDS encoding alternative oxidase, which translates to MVKLLVGVLVFVINQIYHDRPIPRFYVLETVARVPYFSYLSVLHLYETLGLWRRVEWLKVHFAESWNELHHLLIMEALGGSQHWGDRLLARSVALLYYWIIVALYIISPKSAYHFMELVEEHAYHTYDLFLVQEGETLKAQPAPQVALEYYQTGDLYLFDAFQTAHPPQERRPAINNLYDVFVAIRDDEREHVKTMVACQQADHTGRLGYEPLQELPSNTVAEPVLIEKAEEKEAVTRS; encoded by the coding sequence ATGGTTAAGTTACTCGTTGGCGTGCTGGTGTTTGTGATCAACCAGATTTATCACGATCGCCCGATTCCTCGGTTTTACGTCCTGGAAACTGTGGCTCGCGTTCCCTACTTTTCTTACCTGTCGGTTTTGCATTTGTACGAGACGCTGGGATTGTGGCGGCGTGTGGAGTGGCTCAAGGTTCACTTTGCCGAGTCCTGGAACGAGCTACACCATCTGCTGATTATGGAAGCGCTGGGGGGCAGCCAACATTGGGGCGATCGCCTTCTAGCCCGCAGCGTTGCCTTGCTCTACTACTGGATTATCGTGGCGTTGTATATTATCTCACCCAAGTCGGCGTATCACTTTATGGAGCTAGTAGAGGAACATGCCTATCATACCTACGACCTGTTCTTGGTGCAGGAAGGCGAAACCCTAAAGGCTCAGCCTGCTCCTCAAGTAGCCCTTGAATATTACCAAACGGGCGATCTGTATCTGTTTGATGCGTTTCAAACGGCCCATCCTCCGCAGGAGCGTCGTCCAGCAATTAACAATCTGTATGACGTGTTTGTTGCCATTCGCGATGATGAGCGAGAACACGTAAAAACGATGGTGGCCTGTCAGCAAGCAGACCATACCGGCAGACTCGGCTACGAACCCCTTCAGGAATTGCCGTCAAACACCGTCGCAGAGCCAGTTTTGATTGAGAAAGCTGAGGAAAAAGAAGCCGTGACGCGCTCATAG
- a CDS encoding FTR1 family iron permease: MDLTAALPAFVVTLREGVEAALVVGIVLACLSKAGQSRLNPWVYGGIGAGLAGSVLVGVLLGGVLTALNQSQQRYAPVLRQAMEAGFGLVAIALLSWMLVWMTRQARSLKAEVEGAVTSALQQDGAGWGVFGLITIAVLREGFETVLFLAAQFQDGLAPALGAIAGLVGAVTIGVLLFQLGVKINLRRFFQVMGVLLLLIVSGLVISMLRHVDLAIAAWVQLHPAWANLCFSAGPDCVLGPQVWDARAVLPDKKFPGVLLKALLGYRDQLYLAQAIAYLAFLGIVGWLYFQSLSPQSAGPTAKSVKTNSPSPQEH; encoded by the coding sequence ATGGATTTAACGGCTGCTTTGCCTGCATTTGTGGTGACGTTGCGCGAGGGCGTAGAGGCGGCGCTGGTGGTGGGCATCGTGCTGGCCTGCCTCAGCAAGGCGGGCCAGTCCCGGTTGAACCCGTGGGTCTACGGCGGCATTGGCGCAGGGCTGGCGGGCAGCGTGCTGGTGGGTGTGCTGCTGGGCGGCGTGCTGACGGCGCTGAACCAGTCTCAGCAGCGCTATGCCCCTGTGCTGCGGCAGGCGATGGAGGCGGGATTTGGGCTGGTGGCGATCGCCCTCCTGAGCTGGATGCTGGTGTGGATGACGCGGCAGGCCCGCAGCCTCAAGGCAGAGGTGGAAGGTGCGGTCACGTCGGCTTTGCAGCAAGACGGCGCAGGCTGGGGCGTGTTTGGGCTAATCACCATTGCCGTGCTGCGGGAAGGATTCGAGACGGTGCTGTTTCTGGCGGCGCAGTTTCAGGACGGGCTGGCTCCGGCGCTGGGCGCGATAGCGGGCTTGGTGGGCGCAGTGACCATTGGGGTGCTGCTGTTTCAACTGGGCGTGAAAATCAACCTGAGGCGCTTCTTTCAGGTGATGGGGGTGCTGCTGCTGCTGATCGTGTCGGGGCTGGTGATCTCCATGCTGCGTCATGTAGACCTGGCGATCGCCGCCTGGGTGCAACTTCATCCCGCCTGGGCAAATCTCTGCTTTAGCGCCGGGCCAGACTGCGTGCTGGGGCCGCAGGTGTGGGATGCCCGCGCCGTGCTGCCCGACAAAAAATTTCCCGGCGTGCTGCTAAAGGCGCTGCTGGGCTACCGCGACCAGCTGTATCTGGCACAGGCGATCGCCTACCTGGCGTTTTTGGGAATCGTCGGCTGGCTCTATTTCCAGAGCCTCAGCCCTCAGAGCGCTGGCCCTACAGCAAAAAGCGTAAAAACAAACTCGCCAAGCCCCCAAGAGCACTAA
- the adhE gene encoding bifunctional acetaldehyde-CoA/alcohol dehydrogenase — protein MQVTTIQELETLIEQVKAAQAQYATYTQSQVDWIFKQAAQAANAHRIDLAKLAVAETGMGIVEDKVIKNHFASEIIYNKYKHERTCGLIEEDDTFGIQKIAEPVGILAGIVPTTNPTSTAIFKSLISLKTRNAIIFSPHPRAKRCTVEAARLILQAAVAAGAPDHIIGWIDEPSVELSQALMQHPDIKLILATGGPGMVQAAYSSGHPSLGVGAGNTPAVIAESADIQTAVSSILLSKTFDNGMICASEQSVIVVEPIYDAVKQEFTTRGAYFLKPEEKAKLGEQIVQNGRLNAAIVGQSVQTLAKLAGISVPPQTKVLMAETDRVALDEAFAWEKLSPILAFYRAANFEGAIARAEELINFGGKGHTAALYIDTAQRSEIQLFETRMQTGRVLINTPASQGAIGDLYNFRLDPSLTLGCGTWGGNSVSGNVTVHHLLNIKTVSQRRENMLWFRVPPKVYFKSGCLPMALGDLAGRRRAFIVTDKPLFDLGMVNPVTRVLENLEIRYDVFHDVEPDPTLSNVNRGLEQLRRFQPDVIIALGGGSPMDAAKIMWLMYEQPEVEFAGVAMRFMDIRKRVYELPPLGQKALLVAIPTTSGTGSEVTPFAVVTDDREGIKYPLADYALTPSMAIVDPDLVLTMPPKLTAWSGIDALTHAVEAYVSVFATDFTNGLALEAIALLFQYLPRSYRNGGRDPEARERVHYAATIAGMAFANAFLGICHSMAHQLGAVFHVPHGLANALLISHVIRYNATDQPFKQAIFPQYKYPNAKARYAQIADHLHLGGNTADEKVERLIIAVEELKRNVEIPATLAEALSQMGQASYPGGDRASFYAQLDNLANRAFDDQCTGANPRYPLIQDLKELFVLAYEGPQADPDDVPLCYRAEIARASQQLAPNPSEHEPANVGDLSASVMAEMPSIPSLAADDS, from the coding sequence ATGCAGGTTACTACGATTCAAGAATTGGAAACGCTGATCGAACAAGTCAAGGCAGCCCAGGCTCAATACGCAACCTATACCCAGAGCCAGGTAGACTGGATTTTTAAGCAAGCTGCTCAGGCGGCTAATGCCCACCGGATTGATCTGGCCAAGCTGGCCGTTGCAGAAACCGGGATGGGCATTGTTGAGGACAAGGTGATCAAAAACCACTTTGCCTCGGAAATTATCTACAACAAGTACAAGCATGAGCGCACCTGCGGGCTGATCGAAGAAGATGATACCTTTGGCATTCAAAAAATTGCCGAACCTGTGGGCATTCTGGCAGGCATTGTGCCCACAACGAACCCAACTTCGACCGCCATTTTCAAGTCGCTCATTTCCCTGAAAACCCGCAATGCCATTATTTTTTCACCCCATCCCCGTGCCAAGCGCTGCACAGTTGAAGCAGCCCGACTAATTCTTCAGGCGGCTGTGGCGGCCGGTGCGCCGGATCACATCATTGGCTGGATTGATGAGCCATCGGTGGAGCTATCGCAGGCCTTGATGCAGCACCCGGATATCAAGCTGATTTTGGCGACGGGCGGGCCGGGGATGGTGCAGGCTGCTTACTCATCCGGGCATCCGTCGCTGGGGGTGGGTGCAGGAAACACGCCCGCCGTGATTGCCGAAAGCGCGGATATTCAAACGGCAGTGAGTTCTATCTTACTCAGCAAAACGTTTGATAACGGCATGATTTGCGCGTCGGAGCAGTCGGTGATTGTGGTTGAGCCAATCTACGACGCAGTGAAGCAAGAGTTTACGACACGGGGCGCTTATTTCCTGAAGCCAGAGGAGAAGGCGAAACTGGGCGAACAGATTGTGCAGAATGGGCGGCTCAATGCGGCGATTGTGGGTCAGTCGGTGCAAACGCTGGCGAAGCTGGCGGGAATCTCGGTGCCGCCACAAACCAAGGTGCTGATGGCTGAAACCGACCGAGTGGCCCTAGATGAGGCGTTTGCCTGGGAAAAACTGTCGCCGATTCTGGCGTTTTATCGGGCAGCAAACTTTGAAGGGGCGATCGCCCGCGCCGAGGAGCTAATTAACTTTGGCGGCAAGGGGCACACCGCCGCGCTCTACATCGACACCGCTCAGCGTTCCGAAATTCAGCTTTTTGAAACCCGAATGCAGACAGGGCGCGTGCTGATCAACACACCGGCCTCCCAAGGAGCAATTGGCGACTTGTATAACTTCAGGCTTGACCCGTCGCTGACGCTGGGCTGCGGCACTTGGGGGGGCAACTCGGTCTCTGGCAATGTCACTGTGCATCACCTGCTAAATATCAAAACCGTGTCGCAGCGGCGCGAAAACATGCTTTGGTTCCGCGTGCCGCCGAAGGTTTACTTCAAAAGCGGCTGCTTGCCAATGGCACTGGGCGACTTGGCGGGCAGGCGGCGGGCATTTATTGTGACCGATAAGCCGCTCTTTGACCTAGGCATGGTCAACCCTGTCACGCGGGTTCTGGAGAATTTGGAAATTCGCTACGACGTGTTTCACGATGTCGAACCTGATCCGACACTATCGAATGTGAATCGCGGGCTGGAGCAGTTGCGGCGGTTTCAGCCGGACGTGATTATTGCGCTGGGCGGCGGCTCGCCGATGGATGCGGCCAAGATCATGTGGCTGATGTATGAGCAGCCGGAGGTGGAATTTGCGGGCGTGGCTATGCGGTTTATGGACATTCGTAAGCGGGTGTATGAACTGCCGCCGCTGGGTCAAAAAGCCCTGCTGGTGGCGATTCCGACTACCTCAGGAACGGGGTCTGAGGTCACGCCTTTTGCCGTGGTTACGGATGACCGGGAGGGCATTAAATATCCCCTGGCAGACTATGCCCTGACTCCTAGCATGGCGATTGTAGACCCGGATCTGGTGCTGACGATGCCGCCCAAGCTGACGGCCTGGAGCGGGATTGACGCGCTGACCCATGCAGTTGAAGCCTATGTGTCGGTGTTTGCGACGGACTTTACCAACGGGCTGGCGCTAGAGGCGATCGCCCTTCTGTTCCAATATCTGCCGCGCTCCTATCGCAACGGGGGCCGCGATCCCGAAGCCCGCGAACGGGTTCACTATGCCGCCACGATTGCGGGCATGGCCTTTGCCAATGCGTTTTTGGGCATCTGCCATTCGATGGCGCACCAGCTTGGCGCGGTGTTCCACGTTCCGCACGGGTTGGCCAATGCGCTGCTAATTTCCCATGTGATTCGCTACAACGCTACGGATCAGCCCTTTAAGCAGGCGATCTTCCCGCAATACAAATATCCCAACGCCAAGGCCCGCTACGCCCAGATCGCCGACCATCTGCACCTGGGGGGCAACACAGCCGATGAAAAGGTGGAACGGCTGATCATCGCAGTGGAAGAACTGAAGCGCAATGTCGAGATTCCGGCAACCCTGGCGGAAGCGCTCAGTCAGATGGGTCAGGCCTCCTATCCGGGGGGCGATCGCGCTTCGTTCTATGCCCAGCTAGATAACCTGGCCAACCGCGCCTTCGACGACCAATGCACGGGGGCAAATCCTCGCTACCCGCTGATTCAAGACCTGAAGGAGCTATTTGTGTTGGCCTACGAGGGACCCCAGGCCGATCCAGACGACGTGCCGCTGTGCTATCGCGCAGAAATTGCCCGCGCCAGTCAGCAGCTTGCGCCAAACCCCAGCGAGCATGAACCTGCGAACGTAGGCGATCTGTCTGCCTCGGTAATGGCGGAGATGCCCTCGATTCCCTCTTTAGCGGCGGACGACTCATAG